The Streptomyces nigra genome includes the window CGACGCCCGCACCCACTGCGCGCGCGGGGCCGGCATCTGGGAGTGGGCCGGCACCGAGAACGGCGGCGAACCGGACGTCGTCCTCGCCTGCGCCGGCGACGTGCCCACCCAGGAGGTGCTGGCCGCGGCCCAGCTGCTGCGCCGCCATCTGCCGCAGCTCGCCGTCCGCGTCGTCAACGTCGTCGACATGACGCGGCTGCTGCCGCACGAGGAGCACCCGCACGGCATGCCCGACTTCGAGTTCGACGGACTGTTCACCCGGGACAAGCCGGTGATCTTCGCCTACCACGGCTATCCCTGGCTGATCCACCGGCTCACCTACCGCCGTACCGGCCACCCCCACCTGCATGTCCGCGGCTACAAGGAGTCGGGTACCACCACCACGCCGTTCGACATGGTGGTGCGCAACGACCTGGACCGCTACCGCCTCGTCATGGACGTCGTCGACCGGGTCCCCGGCCTCGCGGTACGGGCCGCCGCCGTACGGCAGGCCATGGCGGACGCCCGGACCCGGCACCACGCCTGGATCCGCGAGCACGGCACCGATCTGCCCGAGGTGGCCGACTGGTCCTGGAACGCCTGAGCAGGCGGTGCGGGGCCGGTGACATCGACGGCCACCGGCCCCATCCCCGCGCAGGCGCTCAGCGCACGGCGTCCCGCGCGTCGGCGCCCGAGCCCACGTCCACCACCGGCCGGGACGTCACGTCCGGCAGCCCGGCGGCGATCTCGAACGCCTCGTCCAGATCCACGAGGCGGAGCATGCCCCGGAAGCGGGCGCTGTCGCTGACCAGCCGGAGCCGGCCCGCGCGGGCGCTGACCCGGTTGCGCACCCGGCACAGGACACCCAGGCCGGCGCAGTCGATGAAGGTCACGCCGCGCAGGTCGAGGACCAGATCCGGGGACGGGCCCGACGTCAGGGCGTCCAGCCGCATCGTGAGCGGGGTCGCGGTACCGAGGTCGATCTCACCGCGCAGCGTCACGACGGTCGGCTCGTCGGGCTCGTCGGGGGAGCGCCCCGCGGTGGTGACGGCGAGTCCTGTGCGGTTCTCGGACATACAAGCGATGGAACCGCCTCGGGGCGGGTGGGCGACAGGGCCGAACGGCCCCACCGGGTGGGCCCCCGGTCCCGGAGTCCCGCAGGTCCGGGCGGGGCGGAGGGCCGGGCCGGGCGTGCCGTGCGACGGACCCGTCCGGCCCGTGCGGGCCTCGCCCATCCGGGTCAAGCTGGAGATGCGGGACGTCCGGCGCCCCCGGCTCGCGTCCCGCCATCGGACGAGTGGGGTGAGGAGTGCCATGAAGGGTTACGTGTTCCACGGCACCGGCAAGGCCGCCTGGGAGGAGATCCCGGATCCGGCCCTCAAGGAACCCACCGACGCGGTCGTCCGCGTCGGCGCCGTCACCATCTGCGGCACGGACCTGCACATCCTCAAGGGCGACGTCCCGGAGGTCCGCCCCGGCACGGTCCTCGGGCACGAGGCGGTCGGCGAGATCGTCGAGGTCGGCGGCGACGTACGGACGGTGCGCCCGGGGGACCGTGTGCTGGTGTCCTGCATCACCGCGTGCGGGCGCTGCGCGTCCTGCCGGCAGGCGGCGTACGGCCAGTGCCGGGGCGGCGGGGGCTGGATCCTCGGCCACCTGATCGACGGCACCCAGGCCGAGTACGTCCGGGTCCCGTTCGCGGACATGTCCGTGCACCCGCTTCCCGGTGGCCTGTCCGACCAGGCCGCCGTCCTGCTGGCCGACATCTTCCCGACGTCGTACGAGGTGGGCGTGCTCAACGGGCGGGTCCGGCCCGGCGACACCGTCGTCGTGGTCGGCGCGGGGCCCGTCGGACTCGCGGCCGTCGCCACGGCGAAGCTGTTCTCGCCGGAGCGGATCGTGGCCGTCGACCTGGCCCCGGCCCGGCTGGAGGCCGCCCGCGCGCTCGGCGCCGACGCGGTGGCCGACGCCCGGGAGACGCCGGAACAGCTGGTCGCCGACCTGACCGGCGGGCTCGGCGCGGACGTCGTCGTCGAGGCGGTCGGCACACCGGAGACCTTCGAGCTGTGCACCCGTATGGTCCGCCCCGGCGGGCACGTCGCCAACGTCGGCGTCCACGGGGCCCCCGCGACCCTGCACCTCGAGGACCTCTGGATCAAGAACATCACGATCACCACGGGCCTGGTCGACACCTACTCGACCCCGACCCTGCTGCGGATGACGGCCGCCGGCCGCCTGCCCACCGCCGAACTCGTCACCCACACCTTCCTGCTCGACGAGATGCAGGAGGCGTACGACGTGTTCGCGGGCGCCGCCGACACCGGGGCGCTGAAGGTGGTCCTCGGCGGCCCGCACCACGACGAGATCCTGCCGGTCGACGCCGCCTGAGGAAGCCGGGCGGGAAAAGCCTCAGACCCCGGCCGGGGCGTCGTGGCCGTCCGCCGTCAGCAGGATGCCGGTGACCAGGTCGGGGCGGATCCGGACCGCCTGGTCCATCGCATGGTCCAGCGCCTGATCCACCCACGGCCGCACCAGCCGTCGGCAGCGCGCCAGGTCCTCCGGGTCGGTCACCAGACGGGCGTAGCCGGTCACGACCACGCTCCAGCCGAGATGGGTGTGCGGGTCGATGGCGTCCGCCTCGTAGGCGACGACCACCCCGGGGTCCCCGGCGCGCTCGGTGCGGGAGGTGAGCGCGGCGCCGTCGTGGGTGCGGATGACGATGTCCCCGCCGTCCAGGACGTGGTTGACCGGGCGGACGGTGGGCAGCGCGTGCCGGGTGAACACGATCCGGCCCAGCGAGACGCTGCCCAGCAGTCGCAGCGCCTCCGCGCCGTCGAGCTCGATGCGGCGGCGCGGCCCCACGGGGGCCGGCCGGCTGTCGTCGTGAACCATCGCGGGCTTCCGTCGGAGTGAGTGGCGCGTCATGTCGTTGCACGCACGGAGCGACACCGCGGGGGATCGGTGCCGCTCCTGCCTCAACCATCCCTCGCGAAGCCGCCCGGCGCCAGGGCCGATGGGCCCTGCCGGGGGCCCGTACGGCCCCGGACCGGCGCACCGGCGCACGGGGTGGCCGCGCACGGCTGATTCCATGCAGGGTCGTGCCGGTCGCCGGTAGCGTGGTCCTCGTCCGGAGCGGCCGAGTCCGACCGCCCACGGAGCCGGAGGAGACGCAGGTGGGAAGCGCCGAGACGCCGCGGCAGGCACGCATCCGACTGCCGCAGCTGAGGCTGGACGAGTTGCTGGAGGAGCTCCAGGCGCGTCTGGACGCGGCCCGCGGCACCCGCGACCGGGTGCACAGCCTGCTGGAGGCGGTGCTCTCCGTCGGCCGGGACCTCAATCTGGAACAGGCCCTGTACAGCATCGTCGAGGCCGCTGCCGTCCTCGTCGACGCCGAGTACGCCGCGCTCGGCGTGATCAGCCCCGACGGCAGGCACCTGTCCGCGTTCCACACGGTCGGGGTCAGCGAGGAGCAGATCGCCCGGATCGGGCACTTCCCGGAGGGTCACGGCATCCTCGGCGAGCTGATCCGCCACCCCGAGCCGCTGCGCCTGACGAAGATCTCCGAGCATCCGGCGTCGTACGGCTTCCCGCCGAACCATCCGCCGATGAACACCTTCCTGGGCGTCCCGATCCGGGTCCGCGGCCAGGTGTTCGGCAATCTGTATCTCACGGAGAAGCGGGGCGGGGCGCAGTTCGACGGCGAGGACGAGTCGGTGCTGTCGACACTGGCCGTCGCGGCCGGTGTCGCCATCGACAACGCCCGGTTGTACGAGGAATCCCGGCTGCGGGAGCGCTGGCTGCGGGCCACCGCGGAGATCACCCACACACTGCTGTCCGGCGGGGGACGTGCCGAGGTGCTGCGGCTCATCGCCGAGCGGGCCGGCGAGATCACCGGCTCGGCCCTGGCCGCGGTCGGGATGCCGATGGAGGAGACCGGCACCCTCTCCGTGGAGATCGCCGTCGGACTGGACGCCGAGGCCCACCAGGGCCTTGTGCTGCCGGTCGAGTCGACGCTGATGGGGATGGCGTTCACCGAGGCCGTGCCGGTCACCAGCACGGACGTCTGCCAGGACCCGCGGGTCTCCCCGGAGCCGCCCCGCTTCGCCGGACTCGGCCCGGCCGTGGCCGTGCCCATCGGCACCGCGGAGGGCGAGGTGCGCGGCGTCCTGCTGCTCGGGCGGGAGGCGGGCCGGACCGTGTTCTCGCCGTCGGAGACCGAGACCCTCCAGGCGTTCGCCGCCCAGGCCGCCGTCGCGATGGAGCTGGCGCAGCGCCGGCAGGACGCCGAGGAGGTCGCCGTGCTCAAGGACCGCGACCGGATCGCCCGCGACCTGCACGACCTGGCTATCCAGCGACTGTTCGCGACAGGGATGACCCTGCAGAGCGCGGGCCGCTTCATCGAGCACCCCGAGGCCGCCGAACGCGTCGTGCGGGCCGTGGACGACCTCGACGAGACCATCAAGATCATCCGGTCCACGATCTTCGGGCTGCGCTCACGCGAGGGCGGGGCCGGGTCGGGGCTGCGGGCCCGTGTGGTGCGGGTCGTCGGCGAGGCCGCGCCGGTGCTGGGCTTCGTGCCGAGCGTCCGGATGGAGGGCCTGGTCGACACCGATGTGCCCCGGGAGATCGCCGACCATGTGGTGGCCGTGCTGTCGGAGGCCCTGACGAACGTGGCCCGGCACGCACACGCTCATCGCGCCGACGTCGCCCTCGTCGCCGAGCCCGGCCGGGTCCGGCTCTCCGTGACGGACGACGGCGTCGGCATCCCGCCGGGCGGACGCCGCAGCGGGCTGCGCAACATGGCGGAACGGGCCCGGCAGCCGGGCGGCGACCTGGAGCTGAGCACCCCGGAGGCCGGCGGCACCCACCTGCTGTGGTGGGTCCCATTGCCGTCGTCGTAGCGGCACGCGTCTCCCGTACGTAGGCGTGCGTGGCCGGCATGCGCGCGCCGTGGTCGCCCTTGTCGCCGGGCCCGGGCGGGTCCGGCTCTCCCCGCCGGACGACGGCGTCGGTGTCCCGTCCGGCCGGTGCGGCGAGTCCCGCGCCGTCCGCCCAGCGGCGCGCGTCTCCCGTGCGTGGGCGTGCGTGGCCCGGCACGCGAATGCCGCTGCCGTCCGCCCAGCGGCGCGCGTCTCCCGTGCGTGGGCGTGCGTGGCCCGGCACGCGAATGCCGCTGCCGTCCGCCCGGCGGCATGCGTCTCCCGTGCGTGGGCGTGCGTGGCCCGGCACGCGAATGCCGCTGCCGTCCGCCCGGCGGCATGCGTCTCCCGTGCGTGGGCGTGCGTGGCCCGGCACGCGAATGCCGCTGCCGTCCGCCCGGCGGCACGCGTCTCCCGTGCGTCCGCCCCAGTGGCCCGGCACGTCAACGCCCTCGCCGTCCGCCCAGCGGCTTGCGGCCGGGCATGGGCCGCCCGGCCCTCGCCCTGGGGCCGGTCTCCGGCGGCGACTGCCCGTCCGCCTCTCGTGCCCCCGCACCCTCCCGAGTGACGGTGGGATCGGAAAGCCCTCGGCTGTCCGGCCGGGCGGCCGGACGGAAGGCGGTGAGGGCGATGACACTCCCCCTGGTCGTGGGCGTCGACGGTTCCGGTCCCAGCCTGGTCGCAGTCGACTGGGCCGTGGACGAGGCCGTACGCCACGGACTGACCCTGCGGCTCGTGCACGCCTCCTTCTGGGAACGCTACGCGGGCGCCGTGCCGACGCTGGGCGCGGGACGCTTCTCGGAACGCGTCCTCGCGGAGCACCTCGTGGCCTCCGCCGCCGAGCGGGCCGCGCGGCGCGCCCCCGGACTGGGGATCACCACGGACATCCTGCCCGCCGAGGCCGTCGACGGCCTGCTGCACGAGGGCGCCAACGCGCACGCCCTCGTGGTCGGCGACCGGGGCCGCGGCGAGCTGAAGGGTCTGCTGCTCGGCTCCGCCAGCCTCGGAGTCGCGGCCCGGGCCCGGTGCCCCGTGATCGTGGTGCGGGGCGACGACGCGGGCGTGGTCGGCCTGCACGAACGGATCCTGCTCGGCGTCGGGGACGCCGTCACCGGTGAGCGGGCGGCCGGCTTCGCCGTCCGGGAGGCGGAGGCGCGCGGATGCACCCTGGACGCCGTACGTGCCTGGCGGCACGGGGCGCCGATCGGCGAGGCGCCCGACGACCCCGAGCGGAGGGCGACGGCCCTGCTGGACGACGCGCTGCGCGCCCCGCTCGCCGCACACCCCGCCGTCCGGGTGCGCCGTGCGACCGTCGAGGGCCCGGCACGGACCGTCCTGGTGGACCGCTCGGCGGCGGCCGACCTCGTGGTCCTGGGCGCACGCCGCAGGCACGACCACTTCGGCCTCCAGCTGGGCCGGGTCGGCCACACCCTGCTGCACCACGCCCAGTGCCCGGTCGCGATCGTCCCGCAGCTGGCCTGACGCGGGCCCGGGCCCTTACGGGCGAGGGTCGACGCGCTGCCACCGCGGTCGCGCGTCGGCTCCGCGGCGCCCCGCCACCGAGGCACAGCGGGGGCACACCCGCTGGACGCGGTCGGCGGCGCCGCCCGATTCCGGGAGGATGTCCGGCCAGCGCACCCCCGCGAAACGGGACAGCTGGGAGCGGCTGAGGGAGAGGCCGCACACGGTCTGGTTCATGCCGGGCTCCCAGGCGTGGACCTCACCGGAGGGCAGGCGGCGCCTGCCCTCCTCCTCGTCGGTCCACTGCCCGGAGGCGGCCACGGCGTAGTTCTTCGCACGTCCCATGGTGCGCCCCGGGTTCCCCCGCCGGGCGCCGCCCAACCACCCCGGCCCGGCGAGGGCCGCGCCGTGCGGGACGGCCGTCCTGCGGGCAAGGTGGAGCCATGGTCGCTCGCGGGTGCCGGGCCCCCTCAGGGGGTCGGTCCGCCGGCCGGGACACCGCGTGGGTGCGGGGTGCCGGCGGGCCCTCCGGCGCGCTCACCTGCGACGCAGGCGGCGCACCCGTGCGGTGCCGGGATTGTGCGCCGAAGTGCGGGGAACCCAGAGCACACCACAACCACCCGGGACCGCCCGGAGGGGAAACCCCCTTCCCCCGCCGGGCAGGAGTTCGGATCCCTAGGAGAGACCGTGACCATGCGCATCGGTGTGGAGGAAGAGTTCCACGTCCTGGAGGTGGAGAGCGGGCTGCTCGTACCGCGTGCCGACGCGGTGCTGCGGCGCCTGCCCGGGCAGACCTTCACGACCGAACTGCAACCGTGCACCGTCGAGGCCAACAGCGCCGTGCACACGTCCCTGCAGGATCTGTACGCCGACCTGACCGGTATGCGCCGGGAGCTGGACGCGGCAGCCTCCTCGCTGGGACTCGCCGTGGTGGCCTCCGGCACGGCCCCGCTCGCCCCCGCCGCCTCAGCGAACCCCACCGCCGAGGACCGCTACCGGCACATGGCCGAGGAGTACCGCAGGGTCGCCGACGAGCAGCTGATCTGCGGCGCCCAGGTCCATGTCGACGTCCCCGACCGCGACACCGCCGTACGGGTCATGTGCGAGGTCTCGCCCTGGCTGCCCGCGCTGCTGGCGCTGTCCGCGAGCTCGCCGTTCTGGCAGGGCACCGACACCGGCTACGCGAGCTGGCGCACCCTGCTGTGGCAGCGCTGGCCCACCGCCGGCCCGCCCGGCTGCTACGAGAGCGCCGCCGAGTACGACGCCGCGGTCGAGGACTTCGTACGGGCCGGGGTCATCAGCGACACGGGGATGGTCTACTACGACGTCCGGCCCTCCGACCATCTGCGCACCCTGGAGCTGCGCATCTGCGACGCCTGCCCGCGCGCGGAGACCGTGGTCCTGATCGCCGGGCTGTTCCGCGCCCTGGTCACCGAGGCCCGGGCCCGGCTCCGCAAGCGCGGCACCCCCGGCTGCGCCAGCCGGCACGAGTGGCTGCGGGGTGCGTCGTGGCGGGCCGCCCGCTCCGGCCTGGAGGGCACCCTGGTCGACCCCGAGACCCACCGGGAGGCCTCCGCGCGCCAGGTCGTCCGCAAGCTGCTGCTGCGGCTGCGCCCCGCGCTGGAGGCGCACGGCGACTGGGGGACCGTCCGCGAGCTGGCGGAGGAGACCCTCGCCGAGGGCTCCGCGGCCCGCCGGATGCGCCGCACGGCACGCCGCGAGGACCTGCTGGGCTGCGTCGACATGCTGATCGCCGAGACCCGCGGCGAGCGCGGCGGCCGCCGGCCCGCCCGCGCCGGACTGTCCCGGACCGTCGTGGCGCCGACCCGTCCGCTCGCGGGCCCCGAGGCCCCGGACGTCGTCGGTCGCTGAGGCGCCGCCGGGCGGCGGCCGCGGCTTCGGCGCGCCCCGCCCCCGTACGGCGCCCGTCCTGTCCCCGAACAGAGAGGATCCCCCCATGCGTTCCGTCACCGCCGGTGCCGCCGCCGCAGGCCGCGCGCCGGTTCCTCCGTCCTCCCGTGCCGCGTCCTCCCGTGCCGCGTCCTCCCGTGCCGCGTCCTCCCGTGCCGCGTCCTCCCGTGCCGAGTCCTCCCGTGCCGCGTCCTCCCGTGCCGAGGCGGACGCCCGGAAGGGAGGCGTCACGGCATGTGCGGGCTGAGCGGGGAGATCCGGTTCGACGGACGGCCGGCCGATCCGACGGCTGTCGAACGCATGAATGAACAGCTCGAGGGGCGCGGGCCCGACGGGCAGGGCACCTGGCACCGGGGCCCCGTCGCCCTCGGCCACCGCCGTCTGAAGATCATCGATCTGACGGACCGCGGGGCCCAGCCGATGACCGACGCCCGCGGCGAACTCACCGGTGTCTTCAACGGCTGCGTCTACAACTACCCGGAGCTGCGCGAGGAGTTGCGGGCCCTCGGGCACCGCTTCGAGTCGACGTCCGACACCGAGGTCGTCCTCAAGGCGTACCGCCAGTGGGGCACCGACTGCGTCGACCACTTCAAGGGCATGTTCGCCTTCGCGATCGCCGAGCACCGCACCGGCCGGCTCGTCCTGGCCCGCGACCGGCTCGGCATCAAGCCTCTGTACCTGGCCCGCACCCCGGGCCGGCTGCGGTTCGCCTCCACCCTGCCCGCCCTTCTCGCCGCGGGCGACGTGGACACCTCCCTCGACCCGGCCGCCCTCCACCAGTACCTCAGCTGGCACGCCACGGTCGCCGCGCCGCGCACCGTCCTCAACGGCGTGCGCAAGCTCCCGCCCGCCACCGTGCGGGTCGTCGAGCCGGACGGCACGCACCGCGACCACTGCTACTGGCAGCCGTCGTACACCCGCCGCGACGAATACGCCGGCATGAGCGCCGACGAATGGCGGGACGCGGTGCTGGAGGCGCTGCGCACGGCCGTGCGCCGCCGCATGGTCGCCGATGTGCCGGTCGGCGTCCTGCTCTCCGGCGGCCTCGACTCCAGCCTGATCGTCGCGCTGCTCGCCGACGAGGGGCAGCGCGGCCTGAAGACCTTCAGCGTCGGCTTCGAGTCGGAGGGCGGCGAGGAGGGCGACGAGTTCGCGTACTCGGACCTGGTGGCCGGCGAGTTCGGCACCGACCACCGGCGGCTGATGGTCCCCTCCCACCGGGTCTCGACGGCCCTCGAGGGCGCAGTCGAGGCCATGAGCGAGCCGATGATCAGCCATGACGTCGTCGCCTTCCATCTGCTCGCCGAGCAGGT containing:
- a CDS encoding STAS domain-containing protein, with the translated sequence MSENRTGLAVTTAGRSPDEPDEPTVVTLRGEIDLGTATPLTMRLDALTSGPSPDLVLDLRGVTFIDCAGLGVLCRVRNRVSARAGRLRLVSDSARFRGMLRLVDLDEAFEIAAGLPDVTSRPVVDVGSGADARDAVR
- a CDS encoding alcohol dehydrogenase catalytic domain-containing protein; amino-acid sequence: MKGYVFHGTGKAAWEEIPDPALKEPTDAVVRVGAVTICGTDLHILKGDVPEVRPGTVLGHEAVGEIVEVGGDVRTVRPGDRVLVSCITACGRCASCRQAAYGQCRGGGGWILGHLIDGTQAEYVRVPFADMSVHPLPGGLSDQAAVLLADIFPTSYEVGVLNGRVRPGDTVVVVGAGPVGLAAVATAKLFSPERIVAVDLAPARLEAARALGADAVADARETPEQLVADLTGGLGADVVVEAVGTPETFELCTRMVRPGGHVANVGVHGAPATLHLEDLWIKNITITTGLVDTYSTPTLLRMTAAGRLPTAELVTHTFLLDEMQEAYDVFAGAADTGALKVVLGGPHHDEILPVDAA
- a CDS encoding pyridoxamine 5'-phosphate oxidase family protein, with the translated sequence MVHDDSRPAPVGPRRRIELDGAEALRLLGSVSLGRIVFTRHALPTVRPVNHVLDGGDIVIRTHDGAALTSRTERAGDPGVVVAYEADAIDPHTHLGWSVVVTGYARLVTDPEDLARCRRLVRPWVDQALDHAMDQAVRIRPDLVTGILLTADGHDAPAGV
- a CDS encoding GAF domain-containing protein yields the protein MGSAETPRQARIRLPQLRLDELLEELQARLDAARGTRDRVHSLLEAVLSVGRDLNLEQALYSIVEAAAVLVDAEYAALGVISPDGRHLSAFHTVGVSEEQIARIGHFPEGHGILGELIRHPEPLRLTKISEHPASYGFPPNHPPMNTFLGVPIRVRGQVFGNLYLTEKRGGAQFDGEDESVLSTLAVAAGVAIDNARLYEESRLRERWLRATAEITHTLLSGGGRAEVLRLIAERAGEITGSALAAVGMPMEETGTLSVEIAVGLDAEAHQGLVLPVESTLMGMAFTEAVPVTSTDVCQDPRVSPEPPRFAGLGPAVAVPIGTAEGEVRGVLLLGREAGRTVFSPSETETLQAFAAQAAVAMELAQRRQDAEEVAVLKDRDRIARDLHDLAIQRLFATGMTLQSAGRFIEHPEAAERVVRAVDDLDETIKIIRSTIFGLRSREGGAGSGLRARVVRVVGEAAPVLGFVPSVRMEGLVDTDVPREIADHVVAVLSEALTNVARHAHAHRADVALVAEPGRVRLSVTDDGVGIPPGGRRSGLRNMAERARQPGGDLELSTPEAGGTHLLWWVPLPSS
- a CDS encoding universal stress protein, with the translated sequence MTLPLVVGVDGSGPSLVAVDWAVDEAVRHGLTLRLVHASFWERYAGAVPTLGAGRFSERVLAEHLVASAAERAARRAPGLGITTDILPAEAVDGLLHEGANAHALVVGDRGRGELKGLLLGSASLGVAARARCPVIVVRGDDAGVVGLHERILLGVGDAVTGERAAGFAVREAEARGCTLDAVRAWRHGAPIGEAPDDPERRATALLDDALRAPLAAHPAVRVRRATVEGPARTVLVDRSAAADLVVLGARRRHDHFGLQLGRVGHTLLHHAQCPVAIVPQLA
- a CDS encoding carboxylate-amine ligase, producing MRIGVEEEFHVLEVESGLLVPRADAVLRRLPGQTFTTELQPCTVEANSAVHTSLQDLYADLTGMRRELDAAASSLGLAVVASGTAPLAPAASANPTAEDRYRHMAEEYRRVADEQLICGAQVHVDVPDRDTAVRVMCEVSPWLPALLALSASSPFWQGTDTGYASWRTLLWQRWPTAGPPGCYESAAEYDAAVEDFVRAGVISDTGMVYYDVRPSDHLRTLELRICDACPRAETVVLIAGLFRALVTEARARLRKRGTPGCASRHEWLRGASWRAARSGLEGTLVDPETHREASARQVVRKLLLRLRPALEAHGDWGTVRELAEETLAEGSAARRMRRTARREDLLGCVDMLIAETRGERGGRRPARAGLSRTVVAPTRPLAGPEAPDVVGR
- a CDS encoding N-acetylglutaminylglutamine amidotransferase — translated: MCGLSGEIRFDGRPADPTAVERMNEQLEGRGPDGQGTWHRGPVALGHRRLKIIDLTDRGAQPMTDARGELTGVFNGCVYNYPELREELRALGHRFESTSDTEVVLKAYRQWGTDCVDHFKGMFAFAIAEHRTGRLVLARDRLGIKPLYLARTPGRLRFASTLPALLAAGDVDTSLDPAALHQYLSWHATVAAPRTVLNGVRKLPPATVRVVEPDGTHRDHCYWQPSYTRRDEYAGMSADEWRDAVLEALRTAVRRRMVADVPVGVLLSGGLDSSLIVALLADEGQRGLKTFSVGFESEGGEEGDEFAYSDLVAGEFGTDHRRLMVPSHRVSTALEGAVEAMSEPMISHDVVAFHLLAEQVSKEVKVVQSGQGADEVFAGYHWYPRLADTTREDEPRRYADVYFDRSHDDVARILRPDLVPGHDVSGRFVDAHMAVPGAETALDAALRLDTHVMLVDDPVKRVDNMTMAWGLEARVPFLDHELVELAAACPPELKLADGGKGVLKAAGRKLLPVEVVDRPKGYFPVPAIRHMAGPVLQRVREALEAPEARRRGLFRPSYVSELLAAPDAHRTRRGNNALWQIALLEIWLQTHGIK